A section of the Deltaproteobacteria bacterium genome encodes:
- a CDS encoding alcohol dehydrogenase catalytic domain-containing protein gives MRAAILHGKEDLRLEEVERPRPAPGEVVVRVRAATTCGTDLKVWLRGGHARMIQPPAPFGHEFAGEVAELGEGVTAFATGDRIVANNSVPCGSCFFCRKDQPNLCEQIAFVNGTYAEYLLLPAAHVSRAAIRIPDGVPFETASLSEPLACVLWGLENTPVTRGDELVILGDGPIGLMFAAEAVLTGATVRVIGGSDSRLACARRIGAAETYNYHQQPDTVALVKKRCNGGRGPDLVVEATGKSGAWNEAVDLVRTGGRVNLFGGCPKGTAVSFDTERIHYGQVSLHGVFHNTPETFRRALERLASGGFPVREILSEERPLPELAAAFDRMRRREVVKVVIRP, from the coding sequence ATGCGCGCCGCCATTCTTCATGGAAAGGAAGACCTCCGGCTGGAGGAGGTGGAGCGGCCCCGGCCCGCGCCGGGAGAGGTTGTGGTCCGGGTACGGGCGGCGACCACCTGCGGAACGGATCTCAAGGTCTGGCTCAGGGGCGGACACGCGAGGATGATCCAGCCGCCCGCCCCCTTCGGACACGAGTTCGCTGGCGAGGTGGCAGAACTGGGCGAAGGGGTGACGGCGTTCGCCACAGGCGACCGGATTGTCGCCAACAATTCGGTACCGTGCGGAAGCTGCTTTTTCTGCCGCAAGGACCAGCCGAACCTCTGCGAGCAGATCGCCTTCGTCAACGGCACCTATGCCGAATACCTGCTTCTGCCGGCGGCCCATGTTTCCCGTGCGGCGATCCGGATACCGGACGGGGTTCCATTTGAAACCGCCTCCCTTTCGGAACCGCTCGCCTGCGTCCTGTGGGGCCTTGAGAACACGCCTGTCACCCGTGGTGACGAACTCGTGATCCTGGGCGATGGCCCCATCGGCCTCATGTTCGCCGCCGAGGCGGTCCTGACGGGGGCCACCGTGCGGGTAATTGGCGGGTCCGATTCCCGGCTTGCCTGTGCACGGAGAATCGGCGCTGCCGAGACGTACAACTACCACCAGCAGCCGGACACGGTCGCCCTCGTGAAAAAACGCTGCAACGGCGGCCGCGGACCGGATCTCGTGGTGGAAGCGACCGGGAAGTCCGGCGCCTGGAACGAGGCGGTGGACCTCGTGAGAACCGGCGGCCGGGTCAACCTGTTTGGCGGTTGCCCGAAGGGCACCGCCGTCAGCTTCGACACCGAACGGATTCACTACGGGCAGGTCTCGCTGCACGGGGTATTTCACAACACCCCGGAGACATTCCGCAGGGCACTGGAGCGGCTCGCATCGGGCGGCTTCCCCGTCAGGGAGATTCTCTCCGAAGAACGCCCGCTCCCGGAACTGGCGGCCGCCTTCGACCGCATGCGCCGCCGGGAAGTGGTCAAGGTTGTGATCCGTCCATAG
- the uvrB gene encoding excinuclease ABC subunit UvrB — translation MRYKDDKPFELVSPFRPAGDQPQAIDQLVRGLQAGSRHQVLLGVTGSGKTFTMANVIAQVNRPALVLAHNKTLAAQLYSEFKELFPKNAVEYFISYYDYYQPEAYIPGSDTYIEKDSSRNEEIDKMRHAATRSLLERRDVVIVASVSCIYGIGSPDAYGDMLCAIETGEEIDRDMFLRKLVEILYQRNDVDFARGTFRVRGDTVEVFPAWEMERAIRVEFFGDEISSIRLIDALTGTTLDRLESVAIYPASHYVVPPDMKFRAIESIKTELRERLAQLRDQGRMLEAERLDQRTTFDLEMIQEVGTCPGIENYSRHLTGRKAGDPPATLLDYFPRDFLLVVDESHQTIPQVGAMFKGDRSRKETLVEYGFRLPSALDNRPLNFQEFEGRISQAVHVSATPGDWELQKAGGVVVEQIVRPTGLVDPAIEIRPATNQVENLLSEVRAVVARGYRVFITTLTKRMAEHLSEYYANAGVRVKYLHSDIDALERVQILRELRLGEFDVLVGINLLREGLDIPEVALVAILDADKEGFLRGRTALIQTFGRAARNVDGRVVMYGDTVTKAMEEAIAETDRRRRIQTAYNEKHGIIPQTIVKAVREGLKTSDGGAAYERDARAGLRAAEEPADYLPVAKLPQVTARLEKEMREAAKSLDFEKAAALRDRIRELNERALGLRDDQMINTAALTTLPVQPRRAKPYPSTAVRMAKKKASRGRRTGR, via the coding sequence GTGCGCTACAAGGATGACAAGCCGTTTGAACTGGTGAGCCCCTTCCGGCCGGCAGGGGATCAGCCGCAGGCAATCGACCAGCTCGTCCGGGGCCTGCAGGCGGGTTCCCGCCACCAGGTGCTGCTGGGTGTCACGGGGTCCGGCAAGACGTTTACCATGGCGAACGTGATCGCCCAGGTGAACCGGCCGGCTCTGGTGCTCGCGCACAACAAGACGCTCGCCGCGCAGCTCTATTCCGAGTTCAAGGAACTGTTTCCGAAGAACGCGGTCGAGTATTTCATCTCCTATTACGACTACTACCAGCCGGAAGCCTACATCCCCGGTTCGGACACCTACATCGAGAAGGACAGTTCCCGGAACGAGGAGATCGACAAGATGCGGCACGCGGCCACCCGCTCCCTGCTGGAACGGCGGGACGTCGTGATCGTGGCATCGGTCTCCTGCATCTACGGCATCGGCTCGCCGGACGCTTATGGCGACATGCTGTGCGCCATCGAAACGGGCGAGGAAATCGACCGGGACATGTTCCTCCGGAAGCTGGTGGAGATCCTCTACCAGCGAAACGACGTGGATTTCGCCCGCGGCACGTTCCGCGTACGCGGCGACACGGTGGAGGTATTCCCGGCCTGGGAGATGGAGCGGGCCATCCGGGTGGAGTTCTTCGGGGACGAGATCAGCTCGATCCGCCTGATTGACGCTCTCACCGGAACGACACTGGACCGGCTCGAATCGGTGGCGATCTACCCGGCCTCACACTATGTCGTGCCGCCGGACATGAAGTTCCGCGCCATCGAATCGATCAAGACCGAACTGCGCGAGCGGCTGGCCCAGCTCCGCGACCAGGGCCGGATGCTGGAAGCCGAACGTCTGGACCAGCGGACGACATTCGATCTGGAGATGATACAGGAGGTAGGAACCTGCCCCGGAATCGAGAACTACTCGCGGCACCTCACAGGCCGCAAGGCCGGCGACCCGCCTGCCACGCTGCTGGACTACTTCCCCAGGGATTTCCTGCTGGTGGTGGATGAAAGCCACCAGACGATCCCGCAGGTTGGCGCCATGTTCAAGGGCGACCGGTCACGGAAGGAAACCCTCGTCGAGTACGGTTTCCGGCTGCCCTCGGCGCTGGATAACCGGCCCCTCAACTTCCAGGAGTTCGAGGGCCGCATCTCGCAGGCTGTCCACGTATCGGCCACCCCCGGCGACTGGGAACTCCAGAAGGCCGGCGGGGTGGTGGTGGAGCAGATCGTCCGGCCGACCGGCCTCGTCGATCCGGCCATCGAAATCCGGCCCGCCACGAACCAGGTGGAGAACCTGTTGTCAGAAGTCCGTGCCGTCGTCGCCAGGGGTTACCGGGTATTCATCACGACGCTCACCAAGCGGATGGCCGAGCACCTTTCCGAGTATTACGCCAATGCCGGCGTCCGCGTGAAATATCTCCATTCCGATATCGACGCGCTGGAGCGGGTGCAAATCCTGCGCGAACTCCGGCTTGGCGAGTTTGATGTCCTGGTCGGGATCAACCTGCTCCGTGAAGGCCTGGACATACCGGAGGTGGCGCTCGTTGCCATCCTCGATGCTGACAAGGAAGGTTTCCTCCGTGGCCGTACGGCACTCATCCAGACATTCGGCCGTGCCGCCCGCAACGTGGACGGACGTGTCGTCATGTACGGCGATACGGTGACGAAGGCGATGGAAGAAGCCATCGCCGAAACCGATCGCCGCCGCCGGATCCAGACTGCCTACAACGAGAAGCATGGCATCATTCCGCAAACCATCGTGAAGGCGGTCCGCGAGGGGCTCAAGACCTCTGACGGCGGAGCGGCCTACGAACGCGACGCCCGGGCCGGCCTGAGGGCCGCCGAAGAACCCGCCGACTATCTGCCGGTGGCCAAACTGCCGCAGGTGACGGCGCGGCTGGAAAAGGAAATGAGGGAAGCGGCAAAGTCCCTGGATTTCGAAAAAGCCGCGGCCCTGCGGGACCGCATCCGCGAACTGAACGAGCGGGCCCTCGGCCTTCGTGACGACCAGATGATCAACACCGCCGCCCTCACTACCCTGCCCGTGCAGCCCCGCCGTGCCAAACCCTATCCATCGACAGCAGTCCGGATGGCAAAAAAGAAGGCCTCCCGCGGGCGGCGGACTGGCCGGTAA
- a CDS encoding DUF429 domain-containing protein — protein MRFLGIDLAWKDGNPSGLALLGGQKFPLHLRETVHTLDRHPEVHGWIARQVRNHRAAVGVDAPLLGLGTGARRECDDAISRAFGRFHASTHSPSRFPGLEHFAARLVRDHGMRCFAPDWRPAPALPAIREVYPNALQVMLFGLDTKPRSTIVKYKRRRFSTKADWVHRGLGPFVRKLMNVVAGRYVVPAGREWQALVSATPSPSMTGSELKSIEDQWDALLCALAVALEFFQKDSMRPYPDSYNWRQGYILAPVPGGSGNQ, from the coding sequence GTGCGTTTTCTCGGTATCGATCTGGCCTGGAAGGACGGCAACCCCTCCGGGCTCGCGCTTCTTGGCGGACAGAAGTTCCCGCTTCACCTGCGGGAGACCGTCCATACGCTGGACCGTCATCCGGAAGTCCACGGCTGGATTGCACGGCAGGTCAGGAACCACCGGGCGGCAGTGGGCGTCGACGCGCCGCTGCTGGGCCTTGGAACCGGAGCCCGCCGGGAATGCGACGATGCCATCAGCCGTGCTTTCGGACGGTTTCATGCCTCGACCCACAGTCCCTCCCGGTTCCCCGGCCTGGAACATTTCGCCGCCAGGCTGGTGCGTGACCACGGCATGAGGTGCTTCGCCCCGGACTGGCGTCCGGCACCGGCCCTGCCGGCCATCCGCGAGGTTTACCCTAACGCCCTGCAGGTGATGCTGTTCGGACTTGATACGAAGCCCCGCTCCACTATCGTCAAATACAAGCGGCGACGGTTTTCAACGAAAGCCGACTGGGTCCACCGGGGCCTGGGGCCGTTTGTCCGCAAGCTTATGAACGTGGTCGCAGGACGCTATGTCGTTCCCGCTGGCCGCGAGTGGCAGGCTCTCGTTTCAGCAACGCCATCGCCCTCGATGACGGGCTCTGAACTGAAATCCATCGAGGACCAGTGGGACGCGCTCCTGTGCGCGCTGGCCGTTGCGCTTGAGTTCTTCCAGAAAGATTCCATGCGCCCCTATCCGGACAGCTATAACTGGCGGCAGGGATACATACTGGCACCGGTGCCGGGCGGGAGCGGAAACCAGTGA
- a CDS encoding molybdenum cofactor guanylyltransferase, protein MLYASGVAHAGKPAGFVLCGGKSSRMGRDKALLDFRGRPLVAHVAGILRPLCSEVCLVAGSAAPYSQFGYPVLVDEYPGEGPLGGLLTALGLGAASWNLVISCDLAGIEPGPIAALVELAAESDARAILPRSASGPEPLHGIYSTSLLEELNRLWAGGERGLVRALSSVTGVKVIPAADLDAGPHQFLNINTAEEWLAFRGGEKV, encoded by the coding sequence ATGCTCTACGCTTCCGGGGTGGCTCATGCTGGAAAACCGGCCGGTTTCGTGCTCTGCGGCGGCAAATCCAGCCGCATGGGACGCGACAAGGCGCTGCTCGATTTCCGGGGGCGCCCGCTCGTGGCCCATGTGGCGGGTATCCTCCGCCCGCTGTGCAGCGAGGTCTGCCTGGTGGCAGGCTCGGCGGCTCCCTACAGCCAGTTCGGCTACCCGGTTCTTGTGGACGAGTATCCCGGAGAAGGGCCGCTGGGCGGGCTGTTGACGGCTCTGGGACTGGGTGCGGCGTCCTGGAATCTCGTTATTTCCTGTGACCTGGCGGGAATCGAGCCGGGGCCGATCGCCGCGCTGGTCGAACTGGCGGCGGAGTCGGATGCTCGCGCCATCCTGCCCCGGTCGGCTTCGGGACCGGAACCGCTCCACGGCATCTACAGCACCAGCCTGCTGGAAGAACTCAACCGGTTGTGGGCAGGCGGTGAACGCGGGCTCGTCCGGGCGCTTTCGTCTGTCACGGGCGTCAAGGTCATCCCCGCCGCCGATCTCGATGCTGGTCCGCACCAGTTCCTCAACATCAATACAGCGGAGGAATGGCTCGCCTTCCGTGGCGGCGAAAAAGTCTGA